TCGATTACTTTAACTTTGTCGCCTTCAAGTACTGCTACACAAGAGTTTGTAGTACCTAAGTCAATACCAATGATTTTAGCCATTTGGATGTTTCCTCAAAAATATTTTTGCAATTGTTTATGCTTGTTATCCGATATGAGAGCCAATGATTTTTTTTCAAGTAAAATATTTAAAAAAATTTCACAAACTCTCGAAATACTTACATTTTGAGCCAATTCAGCGCGATTGAATCGCACTCAAACTTTAAATTATTGACCAACCATCACCATGGCAGGGCGGAGTAAACGACCTGCAAGGGTATAACCTTTTTGCAACACCACACCAATTTCACCCGCTTTCGCATCTGGAGAAATACCCACAGCTTGATGAAGGTCTGCGTTAAAACCATTTGCAGTATCGACTGCCACCACACCAAATTTTTCTAAAGTGGTCAGCAATGATTTAAGCGTCAGTTCTACACCTTCAGACAATGGTGTTTTCTCTTCGCCTGCCGCTTGTAGTGCACGTTCCAAATTATCGACAGAATCGAGTAATTCTTTGGCAAATTTCTCTAAAGCAAATTTTTTCGCAGTATCTGCTTCACGTTCTAAACGTTCTTTGGTTTTTTCAGCTTCGTATTTTGCATTGGCAGCAACGGCTTTTTCATATTTAAGACTTTCAGACAAATTCACGATTTGCGCCTGAAGATCTTCAACTGTCACTTCAGCTTGTTCTGTTTCAGCTTGCGCATTTTCGACTTGTGCTTCAGCTTGTTCAGATTGAAGGTCTTGAGTTTGTTCGTTCTGATCATTTGTCATGGAAGATCTCCGTTTAAATGGGTTTTTAAACATGTACAGTCCTTGGGGCGTCAGGGTTAACCGCGTTAATACTGAACTGCCATGAGTGTTTAATTTGTCAATACACAAGAAATGTGGGCGAGCAGAGAAAATTCAAGCTTAAAATCAGTTTATTTCGTCAATTTTAATGAGCTTTTATAAAGCGATACAAAATGACATAAACCAGAGCAACTGTTTTAGTTACATAAAAAAACATAAGGAGTAGAAAAGTGAACGGCATGAAAGTGTGAATTGGTTCTCAAATTGTGGCATAATTACCCTAAGTTATAGATATTTATATAAAAAAAATATTAAATCATATAAATGAAATCTTTCAGTATTATTTTTATCCGCTGTATTATCTTTAACCAGATACTCACGCTGTAGTTTCTATTTATTTTTTAGCTTATGCTTTTTCATAGCTCGTCCAACCTCCTTGGATGAGCTTTTTTTTGTCTTTTTTTCAGTCTAAAGACTCATTTTACATTGTAAATTTATAGTCCATAAATATTACCAATGTTATTTTTAAAGCCATATTTTAACTAAGATATGGCTTGAATTTTCTGATATTTTAAATAAAAAAACCCATAAAAATATAGCCTTAATTTTAAATTTTTAAAAAATATCAGCTTCGAGATCAGTTTTACTAGGTTTTTCAGAACTACAACCTGAACACGTTAAAACCCTAACCAACGACATACGTAGAATTTTAAAAATTTAGGAATGATAGTCACACGAAGTTAAATCTGATTTCGTTATTTCAAATAAAGGAATACCTCTATGAAAAAATTAGGTCTGTTATCACTTATTTTAGCTGGTGCAAGTTTAACAATGGTGGGTTGTGAGTCGACCAAGTCAACTGAGACTGCACAAAGTTCACAACAAGTGGGTCAAGAAAGTGCGATCGCACAATCTGCGACAGTAGATGCCGATGTGCAATCAGGGGCAGCTGTGCAAGCTGATCCAACTTTACAACAAGCAGAACCCGTTCAAGTCAGCCCAGTGACTGATGCACCATCGGCTGAAGCACCTCAATAAGATTTGGTTTTGATCCATTGAATTGAAGATTAAAGAGAGTCGTCTGCTGAGTTGAATACAGTAGTCTCTTAGTACAGAGACATCTCAGAATAGTCAGAATAGACAGTAGCTTGGATGCCGCTACTGTCTATTTTTTTAGATGTACGATGATTTGGTTGTTCAGCGCTCAATCTGCAAACCTCATGCTGACATATACTCGTTTATATTCAGTATGTCAGTCAAAGGTAGATCAATCTGTCATATAGAAGCTATTTTATAGATGTAGTTAAATTATAAAAGTTAAATGCATTAAAAAAGCCTAGACATCGGGCTAGGCTTTTATACTCGACAGAGGAGTGATCGAATTAATCTTTTTTATGATCTCGGTTATCTTTACGACGGTTATCATTTTTTCGATCTTTGTTTTGCTCAAAACGTTTTTGATCACGATTTTCATGCGGTTGCGCACGGTCGCCGTTGTTGTGAATACGGTTGCGGTTTTGATCTTGGCGTTTTTGCAATTCTTGTTTACGACGTTCCAATTGCTGACGTTGATTCTGCGAATGATTGGCTTGATTACGACGAATTTCTTGTAAGCGTCGCTCTTGATCACGACGCGCATCATTCTGACGTTCCGCACGCTGACGGTTTAAGTCACGTTGACGACGTTCATTTTCAAGACGCTGTTGTTGTAAACGTTGTGCACGTTCACGTTCCCAACGCTGACGTTCGTATTGATTGTTACGGTCATAGCGGCGATCATAACGATCATCATAGCCACCATAATAACCACCATTGTTGTAGTAGCCACCATCTTCAGGGAAAGCAACACATCCGACGGCTAAAAATGCGGTTGCCAAGGAGACAAAAATAACTTTAATGGACATAGCGCTCACCTTTCCGATTCGATGATCATCAATTACAAAAAAAATGCTGAGAAATACCTAAATAGTCAATGACAAGACTGCTAGAGTCAGATTAGCGTATCTAAGTTTTGTATTTGTATATCGATTACTAGACTTGTTTAACAATATGGTCAGTCTAAACCTTGATCATGTAGAGAATATGAAGACTGAGGTAGGGAAGCATGGGTGTATTGAATCAAAAGCTACAACAATTATCAGAAAATGGGCAGGGTTCTGCTGGACGTGCATTGGATCGATTGCCGAACTTGGTACAGAATTCATTGGCCAAAGCTTTAGGCTATCCGTATGACTATCCAGCATTGGACAGCTTCACCAAATGTTTAATGGCAGCTCAACTGAAACAAGGCAAATCTGGCTTTATCGGTGCCGATGTAGAACGGTCTCGTCAAGCCTTTGAAACTCAGATTCGATCAATCACACATAAGTCTACCCATGTGCAGCGGGTTGAAGATATTCGACTACCGTTACAAAGTGGCAGTATCTTGGCAAGACATTACCATCCAGCACCTCATAAAAAGTTACCGATGATCGTGTTCTATCATGGTGGCGGCTTTGTGGTGGGCAGTATTGATACCCATGACGAAGTCTGTCGTTTGATTGCGGTGCATGCTAAAGCTCAAGTCATCAGCGTCGAATATCCCTTAGCACCAGAAGTGGCACCACAACAACTGATTCAATCTTGTGAAGATGCCTTGGCATGGGTCTATCAGAACCGTCGCCAATTTAAAATCTTAAAAAATCGAATTGCCGTAGCCGGGGACAGTGCAGGCGGCAATATCAGTGCGGTACTTGCCCAACGTACAGCCAATGCCAATTATGCACCTCAAGCACAATGGTTGATTTATCCTGCTGTAGATTTCAAAAGTCGTCATCCATCTTTCTTTGCCTATAAAGAGGGTTTAGTACTGACCTCAAGCGATATCGATCATGTTACTGACTATTATGTTACCCGCCATCAAATGGCGTTGGATGATCCCTTGATTTCACCGATCAATGGACAGTTTAAAAAACTGGCTCCAGCTTATGTGATTACCGCAGGGCATGATGTATTGCATGATGAAGGTAAAATCTATGCCAACAAATTGCGTCAGCATGGCTCAAAAGTCTATTACCAAGACTATGAAGACCAAACCCATGGGTTTATCAATCTGACTTTGGTATCGAGCAAAGCTAAAAAGAATGTGATTGAAATGAGCAAATCTTTCCGAAAATTTTGGGATAAAGTCAGTTAATCTTTTAATAAGCCAAAGCCAGTATCGATGCTGGCTTTTTTATTGGATTGAAGAAAACACTTTTATACTGATAGAGCGTGTCTTTATATCAGTATAAAAAGCATCAGGATCAACCTAAGCTCGATCAAGAAGATCGACATAAACATCACGAATTAGCTTAATTTCTACATCTATTCAACAGAGTGATCTTTTAAGATCAATACATCTCAATACAATATTGTACTTTGAGTTCCTAAATACTCAATTTCACTGACTTAGGATATAGACAATGAAACACTATGCACTTGGACTGGTTCTCACAGTCGCGGCGGCAAATGTGATGGCAGCCAATACGCAAATGCAGATTCAAACTACTATGGGCAACATCGATATTGAATTGTTTGATGACAAAGCACCGGTATCGGCTAAAAACTTTAAAAGCTATGTCAAAGACAACTTCTATAATGGCACCATCTTTCATCGCGTGATTCCAGGTTTCATGGTTCAAGGCGGTGGCATGGATAGCCGAATGATTGAGAAGCAGACTAAAGCACCTATTATTAATGAAGCCAGCAATGGTTTGAAAAATGATATCGGTACTTTGGCTATGGCACGCACCAATGATCCAAACTCTGCAAGCAGTCAGTTCTTTATTAATGTGGCGAACAATGACTTTTTAAATAAAGCACCGGGTAATCCGGGTTATGCTGTGTTTGGGAAGGTCACAAAAGGTATGGATATCGTGAATAAGATCGTGAAAGTTCCAACAGGAAACTATGGTATGCATCAAAATGTGCCGAATCAGCCGATCAAAATCACCAAAGTGATGATTAAACCAACAACAGCAAAATAAAACTAAGAAATAAAGCAGAAATATTTTATTCATATTTCTGCTTTAATATTATAGGTTTAAGTGAAAAATAACACTAAAATGACCCATTTTGGTGCGCAAAAATAGAACACTCATAAAAACAATCAGTTAAAAGCACTTGCGTCTGTACGAAATTGCCCTATAATGAGCTCATCCCGACGCGATACAGCAAACGAACTTAGCTGAACAGGTTAAGTTGTTAGATGTTTTGCGTTGAACTTGTCTCTGACGAAGAGCAAGAAGATCATTAAGAGATTATGAAGAACAACTTGTGTGGATTTTTACTGGTTGATTGATCGAAATTATTTTCATTGATTGATGGTAGAAATTACTCGAAGTTTATTTGAGAAATATTTGTCAGAAAATTGATGAGCCAAGATTGGTGTCCTTTAGGCACTACTGATTTTAAACTGAAGAGTTTGATCATGGCTCAGATTGAACGCTGGCGGCAGGCTTAACACATGCAAGTCGAGCGGATGAAAGTAGCTTGCTACTGGATTCAGCGGCGGACGGGTGAGTAATGCTTAGGAATCTGCCCATTAATGGGGGACAACAGTTGGAAACGACTGCTAATACCGCATACGCCCTACGGGGGAAAGCAGGGGATCTTCGGACCTTGCGTTAATGGATGAGCCTAAGTCGGATTAGCTAGTTGGTGGGGTAAAGGCCTACCAAGGCGACGATCTGTAGCGGGTCTGAGAGGATGATCCGCCACACTGGGACTGAGACACGGCCCAGACTCCTACGGGAGGCAGCAGTGGGGAATATTGGACAATGGGGGCAACCCTGATCCAGCCATGCCGCGTGTGTGAAGAAGGCCTTTTGGTTGTAAAGCACTTTAAGCGAGGAGGAGGCTACTTTGGTTAATACCCAGAGATAGTGGACGTTACTCGCAGAATAAGCACCGGCTAACTCTGTGCCAGCAGCCGCGGTAATACAGAGGGTGCGAGCGTTAATCGGATTTACTGGGCGTAAAGCGTGCGTAGGTGGCCAATTAAGTCAAATGTGAAATCCCCGAGCTTAACTTGGGAATTGCATTCGATACTGGTTGGCTAGAGTATGGGAGAGGATGGTAGAATTCCAGGTGTAGCGGTGAAATGCGTAGAGATCTGGAGGAATACCGATGGCGAAGGCAGCCATCTGGCCTAATACTGACACTGAGGTACGAAAGCATGGGGAGCAAACAGGATTAGATACCCTGGTAGTCCATGCCGTAAACGATGTCTACTAGCCGTTGGGGTCTTTGAGACTTTAGTGGCGCAGCTAACGCGATAAGTAGACCGCCTGGGGAGTACGGTCGCAAGACTAAAACTCAAATGAATTGACGGGGGCCCGCACAAGCGGTGGAGCATGTGGTTTAATTCGATGCAACGCGAAGAACCTTACCTGGTCTTGACATACAGAGAACTTTCCAGAGATGGATTGGTGCCTTCGGGAACTCTGATACAGGTGCTGCATGGCTGTCGTCAGCTCGTGTCGTGAGATGTTGGGTTAAGTCCCGCAACGAGCGCAACCCTTTTCCTTATTTGCCAGCGGGTTAAGCCGGGAACTTTAAGGATACTGCCAGTGACAAACTGGAGGAAGGCGGGGACGACGTCAAGTCATCATGGCCCTTACGACCAGGGCTACACACGTGCTACAATGGTCGGTACAAAGGGTTGCTACCTAGCGATAGGATGCTAATCTCAAAAAGCCGATCGTAGTCCGGATTGGAGTCTGCAACTCGACTCCATGAAGTCGGAATCGCTAGTAATCGCGGATCAGAATGCCGCGGTGAATACGTTCCCGGGCCTTGTACACACCGCCCGTCACACCATGGGAGTTTGTTGCACCAGAAGTAGGTAGTCTAACCGCAAGGAGGACGCTTACCACGGTGTGGCCGATGACTGGGGTGAAGTCGTAACAAGGTAGCCGTAGGGGAACCTGCGGCTGGATCACCTCCTTAACGAAAGATTGACGATCGGTAAGAATCCACAACAAGTTGTTCTTCATGAAGATGTATCTGAGGGTCTGTAGCTCAGTTGGTTAGAGCACACGCTTGATAAGCGTGGGGTCACAAGTTCAAGTCTTGTCAGACCCACCACTATCTGACTAACGCAGTATGAAAATA
The sequence above is drawn from the Acinetobacter lanii genome and encodes:
- the grpE gene encoding nucleotide exchange factor GrpE is translated as MTNDQNEQTQDLQSEQAEAQVENAQAETEQAEVTVEDLQAQIVNLSESLKYEKAVAANAKYEAEKTKERLEREADTAKKFALEKFAKELLDSVDNLERALQAAGEEKTPLSEGVELTLKSLLTTLEKFGVVAVDTANGFNADLHQAVGISPDAKAGEIGVVLQKGYTLAGRLLRPAMVMVGQ
- a CDS encoding putative periplasmic lipoprotein: MKKLGLLSLILAGASLTMVGCESTKSTETAQSSQQVGQESAIAQSATVDADVQSGAAVQADPTLQQAEPVQVSPVTDAPSAEAPQ
- a CDS encoding alpha/beta hydrolase, whose translation is MGVLNQKLQQLSENGQGSAGRALDRLPNLVQNSLAKALGYPYDYPALDSFTKCLMAAQLKQGKSGFIGADVERSRQAFETQIRSITHKSTHVQRVEDIRLPLQSGSILARHYHPAPHKKLPMIVFYHGGGFVVGSIDTHDEVCRLIAVHAKAQVISVEYPLAPEVAPQQLIQSCEDALAWVYQNRRQFKILKNRIAVAGDSAGGNISAVLAQRTANANYAPQAQWLIYPAVDFKSRHPSFFAYKEGLVLTSSDIDHVTDYYVTRHQMALDDPLISPINGQFKKLAPAYVITAGHDVLHDEGKIYANKLRQHGSKVYYQDYEDQTHGFINLTLVSSKAKKNVIEMSKSFRKFWDKVS
- a CDS encoding peptidylprolyl isomerase, whose protein sequence is MAANTQMQIQTTMGNIDIELFDDKAPVSAKNFKSYVKDNFYNGTIFHRVIPGFMVQGGGMDSRMIEKQTKAPIINEASNGLKNDIGTLAMARTNDPNSASSQFFINVANNDFLNKAPGNPGYAVFGKVTKGMDIVNKIVKVPTGNYGMHQNVPNQPIKITKVMIKPTTAK